A region of Chloracidobacterium sp. DNA encodes the following proteins:
- a CDS encoding right-handed parallel beta-helix repeat-containing protein, with protein sequence MVNVMAANAVSVRNKTIRRRQRKIVRPWALVFVAFFFVATSILGYDMYSGRLGIIGPQPLITESGGKRIIKVPPGGNVQAAIEKANSGDIVELQAGAVYSGTVNLPNKPLTDFVTIQSSAVSDLPVDKRVSPAQRSSMAIIVAGILGRPAVSAANGAHHYRFIGIEFTAASSFYNYGLVTLGSGESQAAKLPHDIEIDRSYFHPHKTGTTRRGLALNSSNTIIKNSYFEGFAFPGEETQGICGWTGTRNVRVINNYIEGGAENIMFGGADPNSVDLIPTDIEVRGNHLSKPAEWNGKATVKTILELKNAKRVQFIGNLLTNNWKGSAFRITVRNQDNGAPFSTIEDVLIKDNIIDGAGEGINILGKDDTYPSQTLKKLTIENNLFLNLGGGNGFEGSGYFIQITDGEDVTITNNTIFNSGNITTFYGTLPRNFVFLDNIIGHGNYGIHGPIDLTSDIARSMFQNNVFMNLNSVPTSDYAFPSGNEIVSGIAYIGFVDPSLKDFRLAPNSKFRAKGRNGKNLGSDLSPQHAASR encoded by the coding sequence ATGGTAAATGTAATGGCGGCAAATGCGGTAAGTGTTAGAAATAAAACGATCCGACGCAGGCAACGCAAAATAGTGCGGCCTTGGGCGCTGGTTTTTGTTGCATTTTTTTTCGTCGCGACCTCGATCCTCGGATATGACATGTATTCTGGCAGGCTCGGCATTATTGGCCCACAGCCATTGATCACCGAAAGCGGTGGAAAAAGAATCATCAAAGTTCCGCCGGGCGGCAATGTACAAGCAGCCATCGAAAAAGCAAACAGCGGCGACATAGTCGAACTCCAAGCCGGTGCAGTATATTCAGGAACGGTCAATCTTCCAAATAAGCCGCTGACCGATTTCGTCACAATTCAGTCATCTGCAGTAAGCGATCTGCCCGTTGACAAGCGAGTAAGCCCGGCACAAAGATCGTCGATGGCAATAATAGTCGCAGGTATTCTAGGTCGTCCCGCTGTCTCAGCCGCAAACGGTGCACATCATTATCGCTTCATTGGTATAGAATTCACCGCGGCGAGTTCGTTTTATAATTACGGCCTTGTCACGCTCGGCTCGGGCGAATCGCAGGCCGCCAAATTGCCGCATGATATTGAGATAGACCGTTCGTATTTTCATCCGCACAAGACCGGCACTACCCGTCGCGGTTTGGCTCTGAACAGCTCAAACACCATCATCAAAAACAGCTACTTCGAAGGCTTTGCGTTTCCGGGCGAAGAGACACAAGGGATCTGCGGCTGGACAGGCACTCGTAACGTGCGTGTTATCAATAATTATATCGAGGGCGGTGCAGAGAATATTATGTTCGGCGGTGCCGATCCAAATTCCGTTGATCTCATTCCAACGGATATTGAGGTTCGGGGAAATCATCTTAGCAAGCCCGCCGAGTGGAACGGCAAAGCCACAGTCAAAACTATCTTGGAACTCAAAAACGCAAAACGTGTGCAGTTCATCGGAAATCTGCTTACAAATAATTGGAAAGGCTCTGCATTTCGCATCACTGTTCGCAATCAGGACAATGGTGCGCCATTTTCAACGATCGAGGATGTTCTAATCAAGGACAACATCATCGACGGTGCGGGTGAAGGCATAAATATTCTTGGCAAGGACGACACATATCCTAGCCAAACCTTAAAAAAGCTCACAATCGAGAACAACCTGTTTTTGAATCTCGGCGGGGGAAACGGTTTTGAAGGTTCCGGTTACTTTATTCAGATCACAGATGGCGAGGACGTGACGATTACAAATAATACAATCTTTAATAGCGGCAATATCACAACGTTTTACGGTACCTTGCCGCGTAATTTTGTCTTTCTTGACAACATTATCGGACATGGCAACTACGGCATCCATGGCCCGATTGATCTCACATCGGACATCGCTAGATCGATGTTTCAAAACAACGTTTTTATGAATCTCAACAGTGTTCCCACTAGCGATTACGCATTTCCATCCGGAAACGAAATCGTTTCGGGCATCGCATACATTGGATTCGTTGATCCTTCACTAAAGGATTTTCGACTTGCCCCAAACAGCAAGTTTCGGGCTAAAGGCAGGAACGGAAAAAATCTAGGCAGTGATCTTTCGCCGCAACACGCTGCGTCACGGTGA
- a CDS encoding glycosyltransferase gives MTTTGEIEIISAAASNELRGRDILCFANDWSGDPLSKTHLMRVLAKDNRILWINAIANRMPTTSPKDVSRIYKKLKAFTEPIHKVEPNIFVLNPLAFPSYGNKLILDINQKFLCHQVKKAMKRLQFENVVNMVFNPAAGMIAGQLGESKVIYYCVDEYTAFTGASRGLKEIEDDLFRRADLVIVSAETLFESKKHFNPNTFVIRHGTDWHHFRTALDPELPIPLDIADLPQPIIGFHGLLADWVDYELIKKVAVHFKDGSVVLIGKTSVDARQKIKVLADLPNIHMLGRKEYKELPAYCKAFDVALNPFEINELTLAANPLKVREYLAAGLPVVSTDIPEVRVLGDSLVGTGHEDFICKIEQAIANPKPRCEVSDAISDQSWESKVDELREILGTQAASMRAD, from the coding sequence ATGACAACAACTGGCGAAATCGAGATCATCAGCGCTGCTGCGAGCAATGAGCTTCGCGGCCGTGACATCCTGTGTTTCGCAAACGATTGGTCAGGTGATCCGCTTTCGAAAACGCATCTTATGCGCGTATTGGCGAAAGACAATCGCATTCTCTGGATCAATGCTATCGCGAATCGAATGCCGACGACTTCGCCGAAAGACGTATCACGTATCTACAAAAAATTAAAAGCTTTTACCGAGCCGATCCACAAGGTTGAGCCGAATATTTTTGTGCTCAATCCGCTCGCTTTTCCTTCTTACGGAAACAAATTGATCCTCGATATCAATCAGAAGTTTCTATGCCACCAGGTCAAAAAGGCGATGAAGCGGCTGCAGTTTGAGAATGTGGTCAACATGGTCTTTAACCCTGCGGCAGGTATGATCGCTGGCCAGTTGGGCGAGAGCAAAGTGATCTATTACTGCGTGGATGAATACACGGCATTTACTGGAGCGTCGCGCGGTTTGAAAGAGATCGAAGATGACCTGTTTCGACGAGCGGATCTGGTAATTGTTTCAGCAGAAACATTGTTCGAATCGAAAAAGCACTTCAATCCGAATACGTTCGTCATCCGCCATGGAACTGACTGGCATCATTTTCGAACAGCACTGGACCCGGAACTTCCAATACCGTTGGACATTGCCGATCTGCCGCAGCCTATCATTGGATTTCACGGATTGCTCGCCGATTGGGTTGATTATGAACTCATCAAGAAAGTAGCCGTGCATTTCAAAGACGGCTCCGTTGTGCTTATAGGGAAAACGAGTGTCGATGCCAGACAGAAGATAAAGGTGCTCGCCGATTTACCGAATATTCACATGCTTGGCCGTAAGGAATATAAGGAATTACCAGCATATTGCAAAGCGTTTGATGTCGCGCTGAATCCATTTGAGATCAACGAATTGACGCTCGCCGCCAATCCGTTAAAGGTGCGCGAATATCTCGCCGCCGGATTGCCCGTAGTCTCGACTGACATTCCCGAGGTTCGTGTGCTTGGCGACAGTCTCGTCGGAACCGGTCACGAGGATTTTATTTGCAAGATCGAGCAAGCAATTGCAAATCCTAAACCTCGCTGCGAAGTGAGCGATGCGATTAGTGACCAAAGCTGGGAATCGAAAGTCGATGAATTAAGGGAGATACTTGGGACGCAGGCTGCCAGCATGCGTGCCGATTAG
- a CDS encoding glycosyltransferase family 4 protein — MPLRVLQLGPYPPPEGGISRNMLAIRDELFARGHSCSVIATSQSSRAVEEQDVYHPGSAIELLRLLSSLRFDILHLHIGGTISRRVLALAAACAFFGKGKCVLTLHSGAYPLTDEAQKASPNTIRGHIFRRFSRLVAVNEAIADVFRRYGISSDRIKVILPYSLRHPDEQIVFPMELTNFCQRHSPVLLSVGGLEKDYDPLIQINAMRDVLSEFQNAGLMIVGDGSMREEVESAVAASGYGENIFLTGNIEHALTLHLINDADIVLRTTLFDGDAISIREALFLGTSVIATDTHSRPDGVHLIGIGDIDALVKKIKQIVPTEKQKSFNSSPDNTNIKEIIDIYEGLL; from the coding sequence ATGCCGCTCCGCGTTTTACAACTTGGCCCGTATCCTCCGCCGGAAGGCGGCATAAGCCGAAATATGCTTGCGATCCGGGATGAGTTGTTCGCTCGCGGCCATAGCTGTTCGGTCATCGCAACATCGCAAAGCAGTCGTGCCGTTGAAGAACAGGATGTATATCATCCGGGTTCAGCGATTGAATTACTTCGGCTGCTCTCGTCGCTGAGGTTCGACATTCTGCATTTACATATCGGCGGTACTATCAGTCGTCGTGTTTTGGCCCTCGCGGCTGCGTGTGCGTTCTTTGGAAAAGGTAAGTGTGTTCTCACGCTGCATTCCGGTGCGTATCCATTGACCGATGAAGCGCAAAAAGCGTCTCCAAATACGATTCGCGGACATATCTTTCGACGGTTCTCTCGACTGGTCGCCGTCAATGAAGCGATTGCTGATGTTTTTCGGCGATATGGTATCTCTTCGGATCGGATAAAAGTTATACTTCCATATTCGCTGCGGCATCCTGATGAACAGATTGTGTTTCCAATGGAGCTTACGAACTTTTGCCAACGGCATTCGCCTGTTTTGCTCTCTGTTGGCGGCCTTGAAAAGGATTATGATCCGTTGATCCAGATCAACGCGATGAGAGATGTTCTGAGCGAATTTCAAAATGCAGGATTGATGATCGTTGGTGACGGATCAATGCGGGAAGAGGTCGAGTCTGCCGTTGCTGCGAGCGGATACGGTGAGAATATATTTCTAACCGGGAATATCGAGCACGCATTAACTCTGCATCTCATCAATGATGCTGATATTGTCTTGCGTACGACGTTGTTTGACGGCGATGCTATTTCGATTCGGGAAGCATTGTTTCTAGGCACATCTGTGATCGCGACCGACACACATTCGCGGCCTGACGGTGTTCACTTGATCGGGATCGGTGACATAGATGCTCTTGTCAAAAAGATCAAACAGATCGTGCCGACAGAAAAACAAAAAAGTTTTAACTCCTCGCCGGACAATACAAACATCAAAGAAATTATTGATATCTACGAAGGATTGCTTTGA
- a CDS encoding alginate lyase family protein, whose protein sequence is MAVEVMGKPLEKMKRIRSLDEILTRGGQAFSVYREQVLGGADIPTDEEFVRLIDAGQFGKAPIIAESLWQKFYNNGDKHFFPPLCDPESSASSFRIIFGEKSAEHFIDAANRIVDGKIDLLGLKDLNIGIDVDWHREPLSGKRSPLKHWKDFDDLDSTETGNKKIIWELNRHQHFFTLGVAFCLTNDERFGVAFAEHLESWMEQNPPGMGVNWSSSLEISFRAMSWIWAFHLFKNSDHFTPELFKKATKYLYLQGRHIEQYLSKYYSPNTHLTGEGLGLYYLGTQLPFFERAKDWKKVGEDILLAEIEKQILPDGVYFEQSTWYQRYTVDFFSHFAILRSLSDESPATPDMENRLQKAFECMGHFTLPNRHTPLIGDDDGGRMLPLTDAEPDDFRGSLAVGAALFHRGDLKYIAGKASPELFWLMGPEGIQKYESIEEAEPTDGSIDFADGGYCVMRDGYDETDNYLIVDCGEVGSLSAGHGHADALSIEVALQGKSLFVDPGTYSYHESSEARDHFRSSMAHNTISINGRSSSEPGNAFGWKTRADCHRKEWISEERFDFFEGSHDGYERLINGATHTRSILFLKGDYWIMRDLVETTGEHDFSLNFQYSPDRKPQISENGGWVSDDSHRMFTFGDSGIWRQADSFVSKNHGDKVDATSIKFLSRGNGTQEFFTFILPVAEGVEAPEVFEVSIQAGRAFVIKYNGYTDAFIFNEVSDQYIETGAFDSNFKYSWARIRQDETTPDEFVLIDGSGLRIGEHEIFDESQIPFASARRMGNELYIKTDEGRHTASLGPAERRQGDRRQTSSDRRSSK, encoded by the coding sequence ATGGCAGTTGAGGTGATGGGCAAGCCACTAGAAAAAATGAAGCGGATACGTAGCTTAGATGAGATACTCACTCGCGGCGGACAGGCGTTTTCTGTGTACCGTGAACAAGTACTTGGTGGAGCTGATATTCCGACAGACGAAGAATTCGTGCGGCTGATCGACGCAGGGCAGTTTGGAAAGGCTCCGATCATTGCAGAAAGTCTCTGGCAAAAATTTTATAATAATGGCGATAAGCATTTCTTTCCACCTCTTTGTGATCCCGAATCCTCAGCATCATCATTCAGGATAATATTTGGCGAAAAGTCTGCGGAACATTTCATTGATGCCGCCAATAGAATTGTAGATGGCAAGATCGATCTGCTTGGTCTAAAAGATCTCAATATTGGAATTGATGTTGACTGGCATCGTGAGCCGCTTTCAGGCAAACGGTCACCGCTGAAACACTGGAAAGACTTCGACGATCTGGACTCCACGGAAACAGGCAATAAAAAGATCATCTGGGAACTCAATCGGCACCAGCATTTCTTTACGCTTGGTGTCGCTTTCTGCCTAACAAATGACGAGCGTTTTGGAGTTGCTTTTGCCGAACATCTTGAATCGTGGATGGAACAGAATCCGCCGGGAATGGGTGTTAATTGGTCGAGCAGTCTTGAGATATCATTTCGTGCAATGTCATGGATCTGGGCTTTTCATTTGTTTAAGAATTCCGATCACTTTACGCCGGAGCTTTTCAAAAAGGCAACCAAATATCTATATCTGCAAGGCCGTCACATAGAGCAATATTTATCAAAATATTACAGTCCGAACACGCATCTCACTGGTGAAGGACTGGGCCTGTATTATCTCGGCACGCAGCTTCCATTCTTTGAGCGGGCCAAAGATTGGAAAAAAGTCGGGGAAGATATTCTGCTCGCCGAAATAGAGAAACAAATACTTCCCGACGGCGTTTATTTTGAACAAAGCACTTGGTACCAACGCTACACGGTTGACTTCTTTTCGCATTTCGCCATTTTGAGATCGCTTTCTGACGAGTCGCCAGCTACACCTGATATGGAAAATCGTCTGCAGAAGGCGTTCGAATGTATGGGACATTTTACGCTGCCGAATAGACACACACCGCTGATCGGTGATGATGATGGCGGAAGAATGTTGCCGCTTACAGATGCTGAGCCGGATGATTTTCGCGGTTCGCTTGCAGTAGGAGCTGCTTTGTTTCATCGCGGCGATCTTAAGTACATTGCAGGTAAAGCCAGTCCGGAGTTGTTTTGGTTGATGGGGCCGGAAGGAATACAAAAATATGAATCTATCGAAGAAGCGGAACCGACTGATGGGTCAATAGATTTTGCGGATGGGGGTTATTGCGTAATGCGCGACGGCTATGATGAAACGGACAATTACCTCATCGTCGATTGCGGTGAGGTTGGTTCCCTCTCGGCCGGCCACGGTCACGCTGACGCCCTTTCGATAGAAGTTGCTCTGCAAGGTAAAAGCCTCTTTGTTGATCCAGGTACCTACAGTTATCACGAATCGAGCGAGGCGCGAGACCACTTTAGGTCGAGCATGGCACATAACACGATCTCAATTAATGGTCGTTCGTCATCAGAGCCGGGCAATGCTTTTGGCTGGAAAACTCGTGCGGACTGCCATCGAAAAGAGTGGATTTCGGAAGAGCGTTTTGACTTTTTCGAAGGCTCTCACGACGGCTACGAGCGGCTCATTAATGGTGCGACGCATACGCGAAGCATATTGTTTCTAAAAGGCGACTACTGGATAATGCGTGACCTTGTGGAAACGACCGGCGAACATGATTTTTCGCTGAATTTTCAATATAGCCCAGACCGCAAACCTCAGATCTCCGAGAATGGCGGTTGGGTAAGTGACGACTCGCATCGAATGTTTACATTTGGCGACAGCGGAATATGGCGGCAAGCGGACAGCTTTGTCTCGAAGAATCATGGCGATAAAGTGGACGCGACTTCAATCAAATTCCTGTCGCGAGGTAACGGTACGCAGGAATTTTTCACATTCATATTACCCGTCGCTGAAGGTGTCGAAGCTCCCGAAGTATTTGAAGTTTCAATACAAGCCGGACGTGCTTTTGTAATAAAATATAATGGATACACCGACGCATTTATCTTTAACGAAGTTAGCGATCAATATATTGAAACAGGTGCGTTTGATTCTAATTTCAAATACTCTTGGGCACGCATTCGACAGGACGAAACTACACCGGACGAGTTTGTTTTGATCGACGGCAGCGGATTGCGAATTGGTGAGCATGAGATTTTCGATGAGTCGCAGATTCCGTTTGCTTCGGCCAGGCGAATGGGCAACGAGCTTTATATCAAGACGGACGAAGGCCGCCACACAGCTTCGCTCGGACCTGCTGAACGAAGGCAAGGTGACCGACGGCAAACGTCATCTGACCGTCGCTCCTCTAAGTGA
- a CDS encoding glycosyltransferase, which translates to MKKKVLHLIGSFYQGGSERQAVNLVKLLNNEGSYNVFAATLNNAGVLRAEIETVGLPDIPEFPLTSFYDVNFVCQVRRCVKYLRDNKIDIVHTHDFYTNIFGMTAARIAGVPVRIASKRETGGMRSGTQKLIEKIAFGQAHAIIANSTAVCDYLTESAIKRDKVHIIYNGIDVDQFDIVNRDRASTCNKLGIPHDKNICFITIVANLRHCVKNVPMHLRAAKRVIENQRDVHFVIAGEGELEAQLQESARLSGIADNVHFIGRCDDVPALLGVSYACVLTSTAEGFSNSILEYMAAGKPVVATNVGGASEAIIDGETGFVVASNDDEAMANHLIGLLNDRAKGSAFGAKGRLIVDEKFSQQSQLQATLALYNSLLTKNN; encoded by the coding sequence GTGAAGAAAAAAGTCTTACATCTTATCGGCAGCTTTTATCAAGGCGGCTCGGAACGTCAGGCTGTAAACCTTGTAAAGCTTTTGAACAACGAAGGTTCGTATAATGTATTTGCGGCGACGTTAAATAACGCAGGAGTTTTGCGAGCTGAGATCGAGACAGTTGGGTTGCCGGACATTCCCGAATTTCCACTCACGTCTTTTTACGATGTGAACTTTGTTTGTCAGGTGCGACGCTGCGTCAAATATTTGCGTGACAATAAAATAGATATTGTTCACACACACGATTTTTATACCAACATCTTTGGAATGACTGCGGCACGAATCGCGGGCGTGCCGGTTCGCATTGCATCAAAACGCGAAACCGGTGGAATGCGTTCGGGAACTCAGAAGCTTATCGAGAAGATAGCTTTCGGACAAGCACATGCGATCATTGCCAATTCCACCGCAGTTTGCGACTACCTCACAGAGTCTGCGATCAAGCGGGACAAGGTACATATTATTTACAATGGTATCGATGTTGACCAGTTTGATATCGTCAATAGAGATCGTGCATCAACCTGCAATAAACTTGGCATTCCACATGACAAAAATATTTGTTTCATCACGATAGTTGCGAATCTGCGCCATTGTGTGAAAAATGTTCCGATGCATCTTCGTGCGGCAAAGCGGGTAATAGAAAATCAACGCGATGTTCACTTTGTGATTGCCGGCGAAGGTGAACTTGAGGCACAGTTGCAAGAGTCAGCGAGGCTTTCGGGGATCGCAGACAATGTTCATTTTATTGGCAGGTGCGATGATGTGCCTGCGTTGCTTGGCGTCTCGTATGCGTGTGTGCTCACCTCGACGGCCGAAGGTTTTTCCAACTCTATACTCGAGTACATGGCTGCTGGAAAACCGGTAGTAGCAACAAATGTAGGCGGTGCGTCAGAGGCGATCATTGATGGGGAGACCGGATTTGTAGTTGCATCAAATGACGACGAAGCGATGGCAAATCACCTTATCGGACTTTTGAATGATAGGGCAAAAGGGTCTGCGTTCGGGGCAAAAGGAAGGCTCATTGTGGATGAAAAATTCTCACAGCAATCTCAGCTACAGGCGACCCTCGCACTATACAATTCACTTTTGACGAAGAATAATTGA
- a CDS encoding GNAT family N-acetyltransferase — MTDNSHDYIVLTHPPDAEMLERWENFLCNSTFATHYVTPDFFSDPFVGAGERFVVLVTCKGQIDAVLSGLRQGRSISCGLTVRPQAAFRNGVDRASAASALIAGLAEFDGSAEVVKLYSWDPIDGIDQFGYEHELCSGADQVVMLDLSKGADELFKEFSERRRTDLRKTIKLGKIAVKQLETEAELGELFTIHKDWNQRKGTQPEGFDAFKQMLSSEYRATFIALFEGKIIAATYLRFCNGGVVEYAANNSLEEFQKLRPNELLGWWAIGWACSAGFKHFSLGACHPFLARFGGNVVAAHRYRLDRTLFRRHKNRERVSRIAVNAYLSLPDSVRRRLKTAAARV, encoded by the coding sequence ATGACTGACAACTCGCATGATTATATAGTCTTGACCCATCCGCCGGATGCTGAAATGCTCGAGCGATGGGAAAACTTTCTTTGCAATTCGACGTTTGCGACGCATTACGTTACGCCTGATTTCTTTTCGGACCCATTTGTCGGGGCGGGCGAGAGATTTGTGGTTTTAGTTACTTGTAAGGGACAAATTGATGCTGTTCTATCGGGACTGAGACAAGGAAGGTCTATATCTTGCGGGCTAACGGTTCGCCCTCAGGCGGCGTTTCGAAATGGTGTAGACCGTGCTTCAGCGGCATCGGCCTTGATCGCAGGTTTGGCTGAATTTGATGGTTCGGCGGAGGTGGTGAAACTCTACTCGTGGGATCCTATCGACGGAATAGATCAATTCGGATATGAGCACGAACTTTGCAGCGGAGCTGATCAGGTTGTAATGCTTGACCTTTCAAAGGGAGCCGATGAACTGTTCAAAGAGTTTTCGGAGCGTCGCCGTACCGACCTCAGAAAAACGATCAAGCTGGGCAAGATCGCGGTCAAACAACTCGAGACCGAGGCTGAGCTTGGCGAGCTTTTCACAATACACAAAGATTGGAATCAGCGAAAAGGAACTCAACCTGAGGGATTTGATGCGTTCAAGCAAATGCTATCGTCGGAGTATCGAGCAACGTTTATCGCTTTATTTGAAGGCAAGATCATTGCGGCTACGTACCTTCGTTTCTGCAACGGCGGTGTGGTCGAATACGCGGCAAACAACTCACTGGAAGAATTTCAGAAACTGCGGCCAAATGAGCTGCTTGGATGGTGGGCGATTGGGTGGGCGTGCTCGGCCGGGTTTAAGCACTTTAGCCTAGGAGCCTGTCATCCGTTCTTGGCTCGCTTCGGAGGTAATGTCGTCGCAGCGCATCGTTATCGGCTCGACAGGACTCTATTTAGAAGGCACAAAAACCGTGAACGTGTTTCCCGTATCGCGGTCAATGCCTATTTGTCGCTTCCGGATTCTGTTCGACGGCGCCTCAAAACGGCGGCCGCAAGAGTATGA
- the asnB gene encoding asparagine synthase (glutamine-hydrolyzing): MCGINGIAFSPRSGRQVDKAKLVQMRDILHHRGPDDGGVFVDGNVGLAHRRLSIVDVAHGAQPMFNGNRSCAIIYNGEVYNHADYRDELTKKGYQFQNRSDTETILHLYEEYGRDCVEHLRGMFAFAIWDKGKQELFIARDRFGVKPLYYVHDNDGNLFFASEIKALLEIEAVKAEVNFNVLPDQFANHGTSGAETLFQGVKRLLPGHTLTWNKGRIDVREFWDLSFEPKHEIRSDAEYIEEWRDLFRQSVQLRLMADVPLGMFLSGGIDSSAIAAMMSTLVKDPIKTFSVGFREREANELEYARLVAKKFRTDHYEITITPEQFFEAVPNLVWHEDEPIGFVASVPLYFVSKLAQQHVKVTLTGEGSDETLAGYGRYQKALTLLNYGEKYESMTPSFLRDAVRGGVATLPGVLNRKLNRTFLSRETDIESLFFDNFAVFPKAMQKQLFNRQTRERIGNTNPYFLQNQLLEKCEAEDVLDKLLYADTKTYLHELLMKQDQMSMAASIESRVPFLDHKLVEFTARMPREMKLRGGTTKWILREAMKGILPAEIIERPKMGFPVPIGRWFRGEFKHVVDEFVLGERAIGRNIFDANYLRSLVAKHNSGENHDERLWSLVNFEIWQRRFIDGEK, translated from the coding sequence ATGTGCGGTATCAACGGCATAGCATTTTCCCCACGTTCCGGCAGGCAAGTAGATAAAGCAAAACTCGTGCAGATGCGCGATATTTTGCATCATCGCGGGCCTGATGATGGCGGCGTATTTGTCGATGGAAATGTCGGTCTGGCGCATCGCCGACTGAGCATTGTCGATGTTGCACATGGAGCACAGCCGATGTTCAACGGCAACCGTTCTTGTGCGATCATCTATAACGGCGAGGTTTACAACCACGCGGACTATCGAGACGAACTTACCAAAAAAGGCTACCAATTTCAGAACCGCAGCGACACCGAAACGATCCTTCATCTCTACGAAGAGTATGGCCGAGATTGTGTCGAGCATCTTCGTGGAATGTTCGCGTTTGCAATCTGGGATAAAGGCAAGCAGGAGCTGTTCATCGCTCGAGACCGATTTGGAGTGAAGCCGCTGTATTACGTTCATGACAATGACGGCAATCTTTTCTTCGCGTCTGAGATAAAAGCGCTTCTTGAGATAGAAGCGGTCAAAGCCGAAGTCAATTTCAATGTGTTGCCTGACCAGTTTGCGAACCACGGCACGAGCGGCGCCGAAACACTTTTTCAAGGAGTGAAACGCCTTCTGCCTGGCCACACGTTAACGTGGAACAAAGGACGCATCGATGTACGCGAATTTTGGGATCTGAGCTTTGAACCCAAACACGAGATCCGCAGCGACGCCGAGTACATAGAAGAATGGCGCGATCTTTTCAGACAATCGGTCCAACTGCGTTTAATGGCGGATGTTCCACTCGGAATGTTCTTGTCTGGCGGAATCGATTCAAGTGCTATAGCCGCGATGATGTCGACGCTGGTCAAGGACCCGATCAAGACATTCTCAGTCGGGTTTCGCGAACGCGAGGCAAATGAGCTTGAATATGCCCGACTCGTTGCGAAGAAATTTCGCACAGACCATTATGAGATAACGATCACGCCCGAACAGTTTTTCGAAGCCGTGCCAAATCTTGTATGGCATGAAGACGAGCCGATCGGATTTGTCGCTTCGGTACCGCTTTATTTCGTTTCAAAGCTCGCTCAACAGCATGTAAAGGTCACTCTCACAGGCGAAGGCAGTGATGAAACACTCGCCGGATATGGGCGTTATCAGAAGGCGTTGACGCTTCTAAATTATGGAGAGAAATACGAGAGCATGACGCCATCGTTCTTGCGGGACGCAGTTCGCGGCGGCGTTGCGACGCTGCCCGGAGTTTTGAATCGCAAGCTTAATAGGACTTTTCTATCACGAGAAACGGATATTGAGAGTCTTTTTTTCGATAACTTCGCGGTTTTTCCGAAAGCGATGCAAAAACAGCTATTTAACCGCCAAACGCGCGAGAGAATTGGGAATACAAATCCATATTTTCTACAGAATCAATTGTTGGAAAAATGTGAGGCCGAGGATGTGCTGGACAAATTGCTTTATGCCGACACCAAAACCTATCTTCACGAACTGCTGATGAAACAGGACCAGATGTCGATGGCCGCGTCGATCGAAAGCCGCGTGCCTTTTCTCGATCACAAGCTTGTTGAATTTACAGCGCGAATGCCGCGTGAGATGAAACTACGAGGCGGCACGACAAAGTGGATACTGCGAGAAGCGATGAAAGGGATCTTGCCTGCCGAAATTATCGAGCGCCCGAAGATGGGTTTTCCGGTGCCGATCGGACGATGGTTTCGAGGTGAATTTAAGCACGTTGTTGATGAATTTGTGCTTGGAGAACGTGCAATCGGTCGCAATATATTTGACGCAAATTACCTGCGTTCACTCGTCGCAAAACACAACTCCGGTGAGAATCATGACGAACGCTTGTGGTCTCTGGTCAACTTTGAGATCTGGCAGAGGCGCTTTATTGATGGTGAAAAATGA